In a genomic window of Oncorhynchus kisutch isolate 150728-3 linkage group LG9, Okis_V2, whole genome shotgun sequence:
- the LOC109896449 gene encoding uncharacterized protein LOC109896449, which yields MGRCIDVCKLVLWVAVCVTFIVLGAVYTDDCPVKRVIPIHMIISGSFGLLYVFFSCCKDRVVCQHLSKLFWFMIIIWLIIGHFWTFSVFQPNYARKEIIGNTVYCNKSLYLFVASTTILLDIIICMWLLVLFDVCKCFILCLVCCVSLCKSDDVKPVQVVEPLRVVETEDCVEPKECVGTDGSVGTDLCVGTEVCVGTEVCMGIEVCVETQESVGLDESVKLEESVEYVESMEYKEYVVTGQSESNTAHY from the exons ATGGGCAGATGTATCGACG TTTGCAAGCTGGTCTTATGGGTTGCAGTTTGTGTGACCTTCATTGTCTTGG GTGCTGTGTACACTGATGACTGCCCAGTGAAACGTGTCATCCCTATCCACATGATAATTTCTGGATCTTTCGGTCTCCTCTATGTATTCTTCTCCTGCTGCAAGGACCGTGTTGTGTGCCAACATTTGTCTAAACTATTTTGGTTCATGATCATCATCTGGCTCATTATTG GCCATTTTTGGACCTTCTCTGTATTCCAACCCAACTATGCACGGAAAGAGATCATCGGCAACACAGTATACTGCAACAAATCTCTATACCTCTTTGTGGCCTCTACCACCATCCTATTGGACATTATTATATGTATGTGGCTGCTTGTGTTGTTTGATGTATGTAAATGCTTCATACTTTGTCTGGTCTGCTGTGTCTCTTTATGCAAGTCTGACGATGTCAAACCTGTGCAGGTTGTTGAGCCTTTGAGGGTTGTGGAGACTGAGGACTGCGTTGAACCTAAGGAGTGTGTGGGGACTGACGGAAGTGTGGGGACTGACCTGTGTGTGGGGACTGAAGTGTGTGTGGGGACTGAGGTGTGTATGGGGATTGAGGTGTGTGTGGAGACTCAGGAAAGTGTGGGGCTTGACGAGAGTGTGAAACTTGAAGAGAGTGTGGAGTACGTGGAGAGTATGGAGTATAAGGAGTATGTGGTAACTGGGCAGAGTGAGTCCAACACTGCTCATTATTAA